From Camelina sativa cultivar DH55 chromosome 7, Cs, whole genome shotgun sequence, one genomic window encodes:
- the LOC104699918 gene encoding aminoacyl tRNA synthase complex-interacting multifunctional protein 1 translates to MVKKRERETTEEIDLELTKSMAATIAAFSGGLKMKAGVLAVQISSLPLRRPNLIASFSSKKVAAISSSVRVSGVYHQRSQSSWSRLATFCTVAPDAGTTVSSDESEKKSESQKEEESVKETANLLDIKVGRIVKAWQHEEADSLYVEEVDVGEAEPRIICSGLVKYVPLDLLQGASVVVLANLKPRNMRGVKSCGMLLAASDSAHENVELLVPPEGSVPGDRVWFGNEDDLEQLPEPAPPNKVQKKKMWESVQPLLKTDASGVSMLKDEHLMMRTSSGLVTSKSLRNANIS, encoded by the exons atggtgaagaagagagagagagagacaacagAAGAGATAGATCTTGAGCTAACTAAATCCATGGCGGCGACGATAGCTGCATTTTCCGGTGGTCTGAAAATGAAGGCTGGAGTTCTTGCCGTCCAAATCTCATCGCTTCCTCTCCGCCGTCCAAATCTCATCGCTTCCTTTTCATCGAAGAAAGTAGCGGCAATCTCCTCATCTGTTCGAGTCTCCGGCGTTTATCACCAGCGTAGTCAAAGCTCTTGGTCTCGACTTGCTACTTTCTGCACGGTAGCTCCCGACGCCGGCACGACGGTTTCATCGGATGAATCGGAGAAGAAGAGCGAGTctcagaaggaggaggagagtgTGAAAGAGACGGCGAATCTGTTAGATATCAAAGTAGGACGAATTGTGAAAGCTTGGCAACACGAGGAAGCGGATTCTCTGTATGTTGAAGAAGTCGACGTCGGTGAAGCTGAGCCCAGAATCATCTGTAGTGGTCTCGTCAAATACGTTCCTCTCGATCTCCTTCAG GGTGCATCAGTAGTGGTGCTGGCTAATTTGAAGCCGAGGAATATGAGAGGGGTTAAGTCATGTGGTATGCTTTTAGCTGCGTCTGACTCTGCTCATGAGAATGTTGAGCTTCTTGTTCCACCTGAAGGCTCTGTTCCTGGAGATAGAGTGTGGTTTGGTAACGAAGACGATCTCGAGCAGCTTCCTGAACCTGCACCTCCTAATAAG gttcaaaagaagaagatgtgggaATCGGTGCAACCGCTTTTGAAGACTGATGCGTCTGGTGTTTCGATGCTTAAGGACGAGCATTTGATGATGCGAACATCTTCTGGTCTTGTTACTTCAAAATCTTTAAGAAATGCCAacatttcttga
- the LOC104699914 gene encoding methionine aminopeptidase 2B: MASESSDVVVTPVVENGGAESSNGKEEKLESELSKKLQIADDGKEENDAEEEEEGSKAEASTKKKKKKNKSKKKKELPQQTDPPSIPVAQLFPSGEFPEGEIQQYKDDNLWRTTSEEKREMERFEKPIYNSVRQAAEVHRQVRKYVRSIAKPGMLMTDICETLENTVRKLISENGLQAGIAFPTGCSLNWVAAHWTPNSGDKTVLQYDDVMKLDFGTHIDGRIIDCAFTVAFNPMFDPLLAASREATYTGIKEAGIDVRLCDIGAAIQEVMESYEVEINGKVFPVKSIRNLNGHSIGPYQIHAGKSVPIVKGGEQTKMEEGEFYAIETFGSTGKGYVREDLECSHYMKNFDVGHVPLRLPRAKQLLATINKNFSTLAFCRRYLDRIGETKYLMALKNLCDSGIVQPYPPLCDVKGSYVSQYEHTILLRPTCKEVLSKGDDY, from the exons ATGGCGAGTGAAAGCTCTGATGTTGTTGTAACTCCAGTGGTGGAGAATGGCGGCGCTGAATCCTCTAATGGAAAAGAGGAGAAATTGGAATCTGAGCTTTCGAAGAAGCTTCAGATTGCAGACGATGGTAAAGAGGAGAAcgatgcagaagaagaagaagaaggaagcaaag CTGAGGcttcaacgaagaagaagaagaagaaaaataaaagcaa gaagaagaaggaactcCCTCAGCAGACTGATCCACCTTCAATCCCTGTCGCTCAGCTCTTCCCATCTGGGGAGTTTCCTGAAGGTGAAATCCAACAGTATAAGGATGA TAACCTGTGGAGAACAACAtctgaagagaagagagagatggagcGTTTTGAAAAGCCAATATATAACTCTGTTCGCCAAGCTGCAGAAGTTCATCGCcag GTTCGTAAATATGTCAGAAGCATAGCGAAGCCTGGAATGTTGATGACTGATATATGTGAGACCCTAGAGAATACTGTTCGTAAGTTGATTTCTGAGAATGGTCTTCAAGCTGGTATTGCATTCCCGACCGGATGCTCTCTGAATTG GGTTGCTGCTCATTGGACACCAAACTCTGGGGATAAGACTGTACTTCAGTACGATGATGTTATGAAATTGGATTTTGGTACACATATTGATG GGCGTATTATTGACTGTGCGTTTACAGTTGCGTTCAACCCTATGTTTGATCCTCTCTTAGCTGCCTCTCGCGAAGCTACATATACTGGTATCAAG GAAGCTGGAATTGATGTCCGTCTCTGTGATATCGGTGCTGCAATTCAGGAGGTCATGGAGTCTTATGAGGTTGAAATCAATGGAAAGGTCTTCCCAG TTAAAAGTATCCGAAACTTGAATGGGCATAGCATTGGACCCTATCAGATACATGCTGGGAAATCCGTTCCTATCGTAAAAGGAGGCGAGCAGACAAAGATGGAAGAGGGGGAGTTTTATGCCATCGAGACATTTGGATCAACCG GGAAAGGATATGTGAGAGAAGACTTGGAATGTAGCCATTACATGAAGAACTTTGACGTTGGCCACGTCCCCTTGAGGTTGCCTAGAGCAAAACAACTCCTTGCCACCATTAACAAGAATTTCTCGACACTTGCCTTCTGCAGACGCTATCTGGACCGCATTGGTGAAACCAAATACTTAATGGCTCTAAAGAATCTGTGTGACTCTGGCATTGTTCAG CCGTATCCACCTCTGTGTGATGTGAAGGGAAGCTACGTTTCACAGTATGAGCACACCATTTTACTCCGACCTACTTGCAAAGAAGTTCTTTCCAAGGGAGACGACTACTGA